CCTTTTCCATTTCTCTGTGTTAGACTGCTCAGATTAAGGCTTGATGAAGTGGCTCAAGTTGAGGATGGtcattgtaaaaaaataaagctgTACACACATTCTTGGTAAAACAAACTGTATTAAAACTCCCCACAAGAGCTACTTGTCTGTACCAAATCTGATTAGATGTTTGTAAGAACATATAACTATGATAATAATACTCTTTGGCATGTCATCAGctacaaagaagaaaaaacaacagAAGCAGTTTCATAGCAGCACTTTTAGGACATTCAGATCCCCACATTACACATATTATAGTGTGATGGTAATACTGCCCTGCTCAGCACCTTTCAGTCCGTCTGAGCAGCCTTGAGCAGTCGTCTAGACCAGTTTGTGTAAAGCTCAGAGAATCAGTGCGGTTATGTCAAAGGAACATTCTGCAAGGGTGTCTTTGCTTTATTGCATACAAAAACTGTAATCAGTGATGTCTACTTGCTCTGAGACCAGCTCAGGAACAGATACTCTATTTTGTACCTTCTTTGTTCCAGACTTTCTTTTTGGTTCAATATAAAATCATCAGAATGAAAGCAGTTAAAGTGTTTAACTTATCTGTTCTCTAGCAGCACTAAAACTCTACAGAAAACTCTGGAAGCATTTTGTTCATGCTGGACAGAGCCACGAGTCTGTTTCTTCAGTTTAGAAGTGGTTGCAACAACCTCTTTCCTCTTTGCAGACACCAAGAGCACGCTCGTGGGGAGTTCATGGAGGATTCATTCTGCACTGTGCTGTGGTTTGTCATACTGTGTGCAGCTAACGTTAAGACAGACTTTTACATACAATGTCATAAACCTTTCTGGCTTCTCACAGCAGTACCGTTTGGCTTCTCCTCAAGGCCCAGCTCGGCTCCTTGTGCCTTTCAGAGCAGAGGTGATTTTTCTGGAAATCCTTTGAGGTCTGAGCTGTCATATTTCTGATTCTCGTCTCAGAGGCCGGGACTCTAGTGGCACTGTGGCTTGGTTGTGTTCAGTCTCTGAGATGTTGTCTGTCTGGGTGCCGTCGGGACCAACGCTGCCCCCGTTACCCTCATCTGTGTCCTCTTTTTTCTCTTGCACCACCTCGTTTTCATAGCAGAAGGAGCTGGAGTTAGAGAGAGGGTATTTTTTCTCTGCAAGATCTCTGGCACTGCACAGGGGTGTGCTCGGTACCTCGATCATCTTGTGGAAGCGGGAGTAGTCCACTTTATAGAACTTCTCCTCTTCAAAGAGCACCGGCTCAAAGCGGTGACCCCAGAGGATCTCGCTTGCGATGTAGGAGCTGCGGCACTGTGTGGTCATCGCTGTAGCTTCAACCATCCCCTCCAGGATTACCACTATTTCAAAGTCTGCATTCTCCAGGTCCTGTTTGTTCATGTCATAGAACGGGCTCTGCTCATTAATCTCGTGGACAATGGTGATTGGAGTGACCAGGAAGATGCGGTCCACTCCACTGTCAAAGCCCACATCTATGTCCGTTTGGTCAAGGGGGATGTACTCCCCCTCTGCTGTCCGTCTAGATTTGAGGAGTTGTGCTCGAACGTGCGCCTCAACCAGATGGCTTTTCCGTAAGTTTCCCACTCGCCACATCAGGCACAGCTTGTTGTCCCTCATAGCCACTGTGGCATTGTGGCTAAACACCAGGGTCTCGTTTCTTTTCTTTGGCTTtgccattttggccatcactgcaCCAATGATAAAGGCATCGATGATGCATCCCACAATGCTTTGTAAAACAACCGCAAAGACAGCCACAGGACACTCATCTGTCACGTATCTGTTGCCGTAACCAATAGTCGTTTGTGTCTCAATGGAGAACAGGAAGGCGGCAGTGAAGCTGCTGACATTGGAGACGCACTTCTCTGTGTTGCCTTCCAAATCTCCATGAAAAATGGCCACCAGCCAGAAGACGCAGCCGAAGAACAGCCACGAGAGAAGGAAGGCCAGGCAGAAGATGATGAACATCCACCTCCAGCGGATGTCCACACATGTTGTGAAGATGTCAGCCAAGTAGCGTTGCCCTTTTTCACTCACATTGATGAACTGCACGTTGCAGTGGCCATCTTTCTTCACGAATCTACTCTGCGGCTGGTGCCTCGTGCGCACTTTGCCCTTGCCGTTGGGTACAGCCGCAGTGGCAAGCTTCATGCTGTCCTCCTCTGATGACACGGTGCTATAGCGGCTGGCTCGCACACTTCCCATCACCTCAGTCTGGGAGGGCTGTGCTGCTTCTGCTTTAGAAAACAGTCTGAGTTTTTGGAAAAAGCGTTGGAGAAACAGTTTTGAAACACTTTGGAGACCAACTAAGGGAAGAAATGGTGATGAGG
This Nothobranchius furzeri strain GRZ-AD chromosome 16, NfurGRZ-RIMD1, whole genome shotgun sequence DNA region includes the following protein-coding sequences:
- the kcnj2a gene encoding inward rectifier potassium channel 2a codes for the protein MGSVRASRYSTVSSEEDSMKLATAAVPNGKGKVRTRHQPQSRFVKKDGHCNVQFINVSEKGQRYLADIFTTCVDIRWRWMFIIFCLAFLLSWLFFGCVFWLVAIFHGDLEGNTEKCVSNVSSFTAAFLFSIETQTTIGYGNRYVTDECPVAVFAVVLQSIVGCIIDAFIIGAVMAKMAKPKKRNETLVFSHNATVAMRDNKLCLMWRVGNLRKSHLVEAHVRAQLLKSRRTAEGEYIPLDQTDIDVGFDSGVDRIFLVTPITIVHEINEQSPFYDMNKQDLENADFEIVVILEGMVEATAMTTQCRSSYIASEILWGHRFEPVLFEEEKFYKVDYSRFHKMIEVPSTPLCSARDLAEKKYPLSNSSSFCYENEVVQEKKEDTDEGNGGSVGPDGTQTDNISETEHNQATVPLESRPLRRESEI